The following proteins are co-located in the Armatimonadota bacterium genome:
- a CDS encoding thiamine diphosphokinase: MKIFGVLGGEALSDEILRAWVDWADFVIAADAGFCNLSSAGLRPNLVVGDMDSVVHCEVPESQKMIRISAQDSSDCDKLLSVAVELGARQLSIGCMHGGRHDHLLANFASISKINLAVKVVLPLEIGVQVLPNNPITFEHFGRISLLPVVPCTGVNLSGVRWPLVDQSLAMDGLVSLSNEGTGEVTVSIESGKAMLFVHTDPSQIPTW; this comes from the coding sequence ATGAAGATATTTGGGGTATTGGGGGGTGAAGCACTCAGCGACGAGATCCTTCGCGCGTGGGTGGATTGGGCAGACTTTGTGATCGCCGCGGACGCCGGATTTTGCAACCTCTCCAGCGCCGGATTACGCCCAAATCTGGTCGTCGGAGATATGGATTCGGTAGTGCACTGCGAGGTGCCGGAATCGCAAAAGATGATTCGCATTTCAGCCCAAGATTCTAGCGATTGCGACAAGCTGTTAAGCGTCGCGGTCGAGTTGGGCGCACGTCAACTTTCCATCGGATGCATGCATGGCGGTCGACACGATCATCTGCTAGCCAACTTCGCGAGTATTTCGAAGATAAACCTAGCCGTGAAGGTCGTCCTGCCTCTCGAAATTGGAGTTCAGGTTTTACCGAATAATCCTATAACTTTTGAACATTTTGGACGCATTTCACTGCTACCGGTCGTTCCTTGCACTGGCGTAAATCTTTCGGGAGTTCGTTGGCCCCTGGTGGATCAATCGCTCGCGATGGACGGGCTGGTCAGTTTGTCAAACGAGGGTACTGGCGAGGTCACCGTCAGCATAGAATCCGGCAAAGCGATGCTCTTTGTTCATACAGACCCAAGTCAGATTCCAACATGGTGA
- a CDS encoding FHA domain-containing protein yields MSENEPNMSNRASLTIKRGGEETAEVFEFLSPCIVGRFDPSVGPIDLDLGSLPEGAYVSRKHAKVYLDGETWKIQDLGSSNGTYLLRDDFEKVTDADLTDGQEIALGNARFIFRVLSAAPESAESSESGGTSEETPVEEQSSEPAAIEPE; encoded by the coding sequence ATGAGTGAAAACGAACCAAACATGAGCAATCGAGCGAGTCTGACCATCAAGCGTGGAGGCGAGGAAACCGCAGAAGTGTTCGAGTTTCTGAGCCCTTGTATCGTCGGTCGATTCGATCCTTCGGTTGGGCCAATCGACCTTGATCTGGGCAGCCTGCCGGAAGGAGCTTATGTCTCCCGCAAGCATGCAAAAGTGTATCTGGACGGCGAAACTTGGAAGATTCAGGACCTCGGGAGTTCGAACGGAACGTACCTACTGCGCGACGATTTTGAGAAAGTGACCGACGCAGATTTGACCGATGGTCAAGAGATCGCTTTGGGGAACGCTAGATTCATCTTTAGAGTATTGAGCGCTGCCCCAGAGTCTGCTGAATCTAGCGAATCGGGCGGAACATCTGAAGAAACGCCTGTCGAAGAGCAATCTTCTGAACCGGCGGCAATTGAACCTGAATAA
- a CDS encoding aminopeptidase, giving the protein MLDPRVTRLAELMSNHSTGLTKGDKVLIHAFDIPNEAVAEFVRVCQETGAEVAVRLESSLVRRQLLQKISDSNIETIAANELKEMESMTAYIALRGGENYAELGDVSAQAMQQWQKLYGKTVVEHRVRKTRWVVTRWPSPSMAQQASMSTPAFEDFFFRVTTVDYSKMAKACEPLKELMNNTDEVHIVGPGTDLRFSIKDIGAVPCAGEANIPDGECFTAPVKTSMNGEITYNTVSLYQGTEFKDIHFKVKDGRIYEATAGDQTKKLNDILDTDEGARYFGEWALGFNPHVLHPMKDTLFDEKIGGSFHLTPGNAYEPPGGNGNVSAIHWDIVCIQRPEYGGGEIWFDGKLVRKDGIFVLPELAGLNPDALS; this is encoded by the coding sequence ATGCTTGACCCAAGAGTCACTCGGTTGGCCGAATTGATGTCCAACCATAGCACTGGCCTAACCAAAGGCGACAAGGTGCTCATCCATGCGTTTGATATCCCAAACGAGGCGGTCGCCGAGTTCGTTAGGGTTTGCCAAGAAACCGGAGCCGAAGTCGCAGTGCGGCTCGAAAGTTCGCTCGTGCGACGCCAGCTGCTGCAGAAAATTAGCGATTCAAACATCGAGACCATCGCTGCCAATGAACTCAAAGAGATGGAATCGATGACCGCCTATATTGCATTGCGCGGGGGCGAAAACTATGCTGAGCTTGGTGATGTTTCCGCTCAAGCAATGCAGCAATGGCAAAAGCTCTACGGCAAAACCGTCGTCGAGCACCGGGTTCGAAAGACTCGATGGGTCGTCACTCGCTGGCCTTCGCCCAGCATGGCCCAACAAGCGAGCATGAGCACTCCCGCTTTCGAAGATTTCTTCTTTAGGGTCACCACTGTGGACTATTCGAAGATGGCGAAAGCTTGCGAGCCACTCAAAGAGCTGATGAACAATACCGACGAAGTCCATATCGTTGGACCGGGAACGGACCTCCGATTTAGCATCAAAGACATTGGCGCAGTGCCTTGTGCCGGCGAAGCAAATATCCCAGACGGCGAGTGCTTTACGGCACCAGTTAAGACTAGCATGAATGGCGAAATCACCTACAACACGGTGTCTCTCTACCAAGGTACCGAGTTCAAAGATATCCACTTCAAGGTCAAAGATGGCCGAATTTACGAAGCCACCGCCGGCGATCAAACCAAAAAGCTGAACGACATTTTGGATACCGACGAAGGTGCGCGCTACTTTGGTGAATGGGCTCTTGGATTCAATCCACACGTGCTCCATCCGATGAAGGACACTTTGTTCGATGAAAAAATTGGCGGAAGCTTCCACCTCACACCGGGCAATGCCTACGAACCGCCAGGAGGAAACGGCAACGTTTCAGCGATTCACTGGGACATCGTGTGCATCCAGCGGCCGGAGTATGGCGGCGGAGAAATCTGGTTCGATGGCAAGCTTGTGCGCAAAGACGGAATTTTTGTCTTGCCAGAGCTAGCTGGATTGAACCCAGACGCCCTGAGTTAA
- a CDS encoding tetratricopeptide repeat protein, whose protein sequence is MTHAEVENALAKANVLRMRGEVGLAKELCREILTHVPESEYTHALMGDIWADEGRLDEAIKWYELAASYHPESELIRQRLNAAHQHQKEAEAFETAQKLGIPTTKNKILGFTAVMLAMVAAIAGISFFLGRKLKDGEMPGKVITREIAGNPVEQQATNPSVQTNEPSGIADDKALLDDLRKIEALGENVLAAWTDPRGGGLVVTLLGVNDRPLETVADSAARILDSRPTVEKVFVRLVDGTKTIGVAELSRKNLDRVRTSNDPLTSALDSPWPPSPTSEPAPKPTEQSTDPNPGSGSEGKQDEVPSQT, encoded by the coding sequence ATGACCCACGCTGAGGTTGAAAATGCGCTCGCTAAAGCGAACGTTTTGCGGATGCGGGGGGAGGTTGGACTGGCGAAGGAGCTGTGCCGCGAGATCCTCACTCATGTCCCGGAGAGCGAATACACCCACGCCCTGATGGGAGATATTTGGGCCGATGAGGGAAGGCTAGATGAAGCGATCAAATGGTACGAGCTCGCCGCATCGTACCACCCCGAATCGGAGCTGATCCGGCAACGACTGAACGCCGCGCATCAGCATCAAAAGGAAGCGGAAGCTTTTGAGACCGCTCAAAAGTTGGGCATCCCGACCACCAAGAACAAGATTTTGGGATTCACCGCTGTCATGCTCGCGATGGTCGCCGCAATCGCGGGAATCTCATTCTTTCTGGGACGCAAGCTAAAAGATGGCGAGATGCCAGGCAAAGTTATTACAAGAGAAATCGCTGGCAATCCGGTAGAGCAACAGGCCACGAATCCGTCAGTTCAAACCAATGAGCCCTCCGGAATCGCGGATGACAAAGCGCTTCTGGACGACCTTCGAAAGATCGAAGCGCTCGGCGAAAATGTGCTCGCAGCATGGACCGATCCACGTGGCGGCGGGTTAGTCGTCACCTTGCTGGGCGTCAACGATCGTCCCTTGGAGACCGTAGCGGATTCTGCCGCTCGGATTCTGGATTCTCGCCCGACAGTCGAAAAGGTGTTTGTGCGACTCGTTGACGGCACTAAGACGATTGGAGTCGCTGAACTGAGCCGAAAGAACCTTGACCGGGTACGGACTTCAAACGATCCGCTGACATCCGCGCTTGATTCACCGTGGCCGCCATCACCCACTTCCGAACCTGCCCCAAAGCCAACGGAACAAAGCACAGATCCCAATCCTGGCTCAGGTTCTGAGGGTAAACAAGACGAAGTTCCTTCTCAAACGTAA
- the dut gene encoding dUTP diphosphatase: MSDEICIPISLEEGLSVPDYATSGAAGVDLRSTARHTLQPMARTAIPTGIRIAVPPGFEAQIRPRSGLAINHGITMINSPGTIDSDYRGEIKILMINLGTEPFEIQPGDRVAQMVICPVVRANFVVTENLDDTARGSGGFGSTGKQ; encoded by the coding sequence ATGTCCGACGAAATTTGTATCCCCATTAGCTTGGAAGAAGGACTTTCTGTTCCAGATTATGCAACGTCTGGGGCAGCTGGCGTCGATTTGCGCAGTACGGCTCGCCACACGCTCCAACCCATGGCGCGCACAGCGATCCCCACTGGAATACGTATCGCTGTGCCTCCAGGTTTCGAAGCGCAGATTCGGCCCCGCAGTGGATTAGCAATCAACCACGGAATCACGATGATCAATTCGCCCGGCACCATCGATTCCGACTATCGCGGCGAGATCAAAATTCTGATGATCAATCTGGGCACCGAACCGTTCGAGATCCAGCCCGGAGACCGAGTGGCGCAAATGGTGATCTGTCCCGTGGTCCGAGCGAATTTTGTTGTCACGGAAAACTTGGACGACACGGCCCGCGGAAGCGGTGGATTTGGGAGCACCGGCAAGCAATGA
- a CDS encoding HAD-IIA family hydrolase: MIRGILFDLDGTLYRGSESIVGAAEAISACRKLGFQVRFFTNNSGISEDNLVQKLTRLGFAPAPGELFAIGPMSIDFCVSLGCRSVFVVGEPDLVQGFHEAGILCQDPERADAVVAGICRSFCYDQCNQAMQAILNGARFIATNRDATYPLENGRLQPGAGAIITAIETASGQVPTVLGKPNSWAIEKILGASGWEASEMLVVGDRLDSDIAAADAAGCPSVLVRTGVLQPEGKVETLDSVADLPDWLQSR, translated from the coding sequence ATGATCCGCGGGATACTGTTTGACCTCGACGGCACGCTCTACCGAGGTTCAGAGTCGATTGTAGGCGCCGCCGAAGCTATTTCTGCCTGCCGAAAACTGGGATTCCAAGTCCGATTTTTCACCAATAACTCTGGGATCTCGGAAGACAATCTCGTCCAAAAGTTGACCCGATTGGGCTTCGCGCCGGCACCCGGCGAGTTGTTTGCTATCGGCCCGATGTCGATCGACTTCTGTGTTTCTCTCGGGTGCCGGAGTGTGTTTGTGGTGGGAGAACCAGACCTCGTTCAGGGTTTCCACGAGGCAGGAATTCTCTGCCAAGATCCTGAAAGGGCGGATGCTGTCGTCGCTGGAATCTGCCGCAGCTTTTGCTACGACCAATGCAACCAAGCGATGCAAGCAATTTTGAACGGCGCACGGTTCATCGCGACAAACCGAGATGCCACTTACCCGCTAGAGAATGGCAGGTTGCAACCTGGTGCTGGAGCGATCATTACCGCGATTGAGACGGCTAGCGGACAGGTTCCAACTGTGCTCGGCAAGCCAAACTCCTGGGCAATCGAGAAGATTCTCGGTGCGTCAGGTTGGGAGGCAAGTGAAATGTTGGTGGTGGGCGACCGATTGGACTCGGACATTGCTGCCGCAGATGCTGCCGGTTGCCCATCCGTACTCGTGCGAACGGGAGTCCTGCAACCGGAGGGCAAAGTGGAAACACTCGATTCCGTCGCAGACCTACCGGACTGGCTTCAGAGCCGCTGA
- a CDS encoding polyprenyl synthetase family protein, with amino-acid sequence MKSGMFAQAGVTGENLVQIAADVQDVETLLKDFVGSPIEVVQKSLRHTLDAGGKRLRPAFLVLSARATGLQFERRRALTLGACMEMVHMATLIHDDVIDEAATRRGRPTASHLFGNTASILSGDVLLARAMQLLAEDGDIEIIRLSSKMVVEMAEGEAREVEIRGNLELSLEDHLHVLRMKTAAFVECCCQIGGMVAGADRSTVDALGRYGHHLGIAFQLVDDLLDYRGLVEATGKPKATDFREGCATMPLLQVLPKLNQAEHQFVRENFGTNCGDEAIAKVCALLESYGGYAEADQLAEEHLAKALEALRVLPQNSHRDLLEAAGRFVIQRKT; translated from the coding sequence TTGAAGTCTGGAATGTTTGCCCAAGCCGGAGTCACGGGCGAAAATCTGGTCCAAATCGCCGCAGATGTCCAAGATGTCGAAACATTGCTCAAGGACTTTGTAGGGTCTCCGATCGAGGTCGTCCAGAAATCGCTTCGGCATACACTCGACGCAGGCGGCAAGCGGCTACGCCCAGCGTTCCTGGTACTCAGCGCGAGGGCCACAGGGCTACAGTTCGAGCGGCGGCGGGCACTTACGCTAGGTGCTTGTATGGAGATGGTCCACATGGCCACTCTCATTCACGATGACGTCATCGACGAGGCAGCCACTCGGCGCGGGCGTCCTACGGCAAGTCACCTTTTCGGAAACACCGCGAGCATTCTTTCAGGAGATGTTCTACTTGCTCGGGCGATGCAACTTCTTGCAGAAGATGGCGATATTGAGATCATTCGCCTCAGCAGCAAAATGGTGGTCGAAATGGCCGAAGGCGAAGCAAGGGAGGTCGAAATTCGCGGCAATCTCGAGCTCAGCCTAGAAGATCATCTTCACGTCTTGCGGATGAAAACCGCCGCGTTCGTCGAGTGCTGCTGCCAAATCGGTGGCATGGTGGCGGGAGCCGACCGATCGACGGTGGATGCGCTGGGCCGATATGGTCACCACCTCGGCATTGCGTTTCAACTCGTCGATGATCTTCTGGATTATCGCGGATTGGTCGAAGCGACCGGAAAACCGAAGGCCACGGACTTCCGCGAAGGGTGCGCGACGATGCCCCTGCTCCAGGTCTTGCCCAAACTGAACCAGGCCGAGCACCAATTTGTACGAGAAAACTTCGGTACCAATTGCGGCGATGAGGCGATTGCAAAAGTTTGTGCATTGCTCGAAAGCTACGGTGGTTATGCCGAAGCGGACCAACTAGCTGAGGAGCATTTGGCGAAAGCGCTCGAAGCACTGCGAGTGCTCCCACAGAATTCTCATCGCGACCTCCTTGAGGCTGCTGGTCGATTCGTGATTCAGCGAAAGACATGA
- the ubiE gene encoding bifunctional demethylmenaquinone methyltransferase/2-methoxy-6-polyprenyl-1,4-benzoquinol methylase UbiE, producing MAGPATQPNTNSTEPWQAKGGEKRVFVQGMFGQIAPTYDRVNRILSFNSDRGWRRKALDLIQVKSGDFALDLCCGTGDFLTELRARGASVVGVDFCRPMIELARPKIDGKNQLAVGDACQIPLQSGQFDVVTVGWGIRNVPDIDLAHREIFRVLKPGGRFASVDMAIPSNPIIAAISNWSFRRLVPILGQLFKSREAYTYLPESTQLFMTREQLKSSMESAGFKDIRYQNLRMGNICIHWGTKP from the coding sequence ATGGCAGGACCCGCGACCCAACCGAATACAAATTCCACCGAGCCTTGGCAAGCCAAGGGCGGGGAGAAGCGCGTGTTTGTGCAAGGGATGTTCGGCCAAATCGCCCCGACTTATGACCGTGTGAACCGAATCCTCTCGTTCAATTCAGATCGAGGTTGGCGGCGAAAAGCGCTTGATCTGATCCAAGTCAAGTCGGGCGATTTTGCACTGGATCTTTGCTGCGGGACGGGCGATTTCTTGACCGAACTCCGCGCTCGAGGAGCCAGTGTTGTCGGAGTCGATTTCTGCCGTCCGATGATCGAACTCGCACGTCCAAAGATCGATGGCAAGAACCAACTCGCGGTGGGCGATGCCTGCCAAATCCCCCTGCAATCCGGTCAGTTTGACGTCGTCACCGTTGGTTGGGGAATCCGGAATGTGCCCGATATTGACCTGGCACACCGAGAGATTTTCCGGGTGCTCAAGCCCGGCGGAAGGTTCGCCTCCGTCGACATGGCCATCCCAAGCAATCCGATCATAGCCGCGATTTCAAACTGGAGTTTTCGGCGTCTGGTCCCGATCCTCGGCCAACTCTTCAAGAGTCGAGAGGCCTACACCTACCTGCCGGAGAGCACTCAACTTTTTATGACCCGAGAACAACTCAAGTCATCAATGGAATCTGCGGGATTCAAAGATATTCGGTATCAAAATCTTCGAATGGGCAACATTTGTATTCATTGGGGGACAAAGCCTTGA
- a CDS encoding metal ABC transporter permease, whose protein sequence is MFELAFWTIIPLTLCSITCTILGRWLVLTRQSMTGDAMSHSVLPGLVLVYLLAGTRAPLPMLFGAIAAALVTVWLTKFIAKAGVQEDASLGAVFTFFFAIGVVLLTRFASQVDLDPGCVLYGLAEFIPLDSTRIAGFEVPRALMVIGPLCLFSVIVAKIFDKELLLTAFDPGYAKTEGFKPEWVTAGLLSLISIAVVTAFELVGSILVIAMLVVPTLVANLTTTEFRKVKSRGFWISAVLPSAGYLMALATNTNVAGMIATLSGALFLVVAVFVRFQSRNSIPDSNSQSAAV, encoded by the coding sequence GTGTTTGAACTCGCATTCTGGACCATTATTCCTCTAACTTTGTGCAGCATAACTTGCACAATACTTGGGCGATGGCTCGTGCTGACGCGGCAGAGCATGACTGGTGATGCGATGAGTCACAGCGTGCTTCCGGGATTGGTGTTGGTGTATTTGCTCGCGGGAACGCGCGCTCCTCTGCCGATGCTGTTTGGCGCGATCGCGGCGGCGTTAGTCACGGTCTGGCTCACCAAGTTCATCGCGAAGGCCGGAGTCCAAGAAGACGCCAGTCTCGGAGCCGTATTCACATTCTTCTTCGCAATAGGAGTCGTGCTCCTCACCCGATTCGCAAGCCAAGTTGATCTCGACCCAGGTTGCGTTTTGTATGGTCTCGCCGAGTTCATCCCACTGGATTCAACGCGCATCGCTGGATTTGAAGTACCGAGAGCCTTAATGGTGATCGGACCACTTTGTTTGTTCTCGGTGATCGTGGCGAAGATCTTCGACAAGGAGCTCCTGTTGACCGCATTCGATCCTGGATATGCCAAGACCGAAGGGTTCAAGCCGGAGTGGGTCACCGCAGGTCTGCTCTCGTTAATCTCCATCGCAGTCGTCACTGCTTTTGAACTCGTGGGGAGCATCCTGGTCATCGCCATGCTCGTGGTACCAACTTTGGTCGCGAACCTCACGACGACCGAGTTTCGAAAGGTGAAGTCCCGTGGATTTTGGATCAGCGCGGTGCTTCCTTCTGCCGGATACCTCATGGCCCTCGCCACCAACACCAACGTCGCTGGGATGATCGCAACTCTATCTGGAGCGTTGTTCCTTGTGGTCGCGGTTTTTGTCCGTTTCCAATCGCGAAACAGCATTCCAGATTCCAATTCCCAGTCTGCAGCCGTTTGA
- a CDS encoding metal ABC transporter permease — MSYNTILALVGAILLGALCGSVGSFTVLRRRSLVGDVIAHSALMGIVLAFLITGSKALPVLLIGALISGILGSTLLVWIQNNTKTKPDGALVIVLATLFGFGIVLSRLAQNSPHSASQAGLDSFLLGKLAGIVLQDVLSILVVAVLALVTIALNYKELKVSTFDPEFFGAMGGNPRAFDFLAQVLLTTAVVAAIPMAGVVLVAALTILPAITARFWTHRCGVMVILASVLGAVGGASGVLLSSSAEGMPSGPIIIIVSGVFFTISLVFSPIRGVVAAARTRRLQIQQVVQRIEERARV; from the coding sequence TTGAGTTACAACACCATTCTTGCGCTCGTGGGCGCAATATTACTGGGTGCGCTCTGTGGCTCTGTGGGCAGTTTCACCGTGCTCCGACGCCGATCGTTGGTGGGCGACGTGATCGCCCACTCCGCCCTGATGGGGATCGTATTGGCCTTCTTGATCACCGGTTCAAAGGCGTTGCCAGTACTACTGATTGGCGCGTTGATCAGCGGCATTCTGGGTTCGACACTCCTCGTCTGGATTCAAAACAACACCAAAACCAAGCCTGACGGGGCATTGGTGATCGTGCTCGCGACGCTCTTTGGATTCGGAATTGTGCTGAGTCGCCTCGCCCAAAACAGTCCGCACAGCGCGTCACAAGCGGGGCTGGATAGCTTCTTGCTCGGCAAGTTGGCAGGCATTGTCCTCCAAGATGTTTTGAGCATTTTGGTCGTAGCCGTCCTTGCGCTAGTGACCATTGCGCTGAACTACAAGGAACTCAAAGTTTCTACTTTTGACCCTGAGTTTTTTGGCGCAATGGGTGGAAATCCTCGAGCGTTCGACTTCTTAGCGCAGGTCCTGTTGACCACCGCAGTTGTTGCAGCGATACCAATGGCGGGGGTGGTTTTGGTCGCCGCGCTCACGATTCTTCCGGCGATCACGGCGCGGTTCTGGACCCACCGATGCGGTGTTATGGTGATTCTGGCATCCGTGCTCGGCGCGGTCGGCGGAGCGTCAGGAGTCTTGCTGAGTTCGTCAGCAGAAGGGATGCCCTCTGGCCCGATAATTATTATAGTTAGTGGCGTTTTCTTTACTATTTCACTAGTATTTTCGCCGATACGCGGCGTGGTTGCCGCGGCACGTACTCGCAGGTTACAGATTCAACAAGTCGTTCAAAGAATCGAGGAGCGGGCACGTGTTTGA
- a CDS encoding metal ABC transporter ATP-binding protein — MKQIRFDHLSAAYGKRIVLEDACCDIQPGTLNAIVGPNGAGKSTLLKSAIGIIPKLTGEFLLDGQPYAAGKHALGYLPQRESVDWDFPVTVLDLVLMGTYRRVGWLKRPGKAERMIAAEAINHVGLTGLESRQIGELSGGQQQRVFLARALAQQSDLYLMDEPFAGVDAATEEAIYEVLRELQANGKTVIAVHHDLETVRERFDNVLLLNRTVLHYGPVETTLTPENLAQTYGHRRTA, encoded by the coding sequence ATGAAACAAATCCGATTTGATCACCTGAGCGCGGCATACGGCAAGCGCATCGTCCTTGAAGACGCATGCTGCGATATCCAGCCGGGCACGTTAAACGCCATCGTCGGGCCTAACGGTGCCGGGAAATCGACGTTGCTCAAATCGGCGATTGGCATCATTCCGAAGCTGACCGGCGAGTTCTTGCTCGACGGACAACCCTACGCGGCAGGCAAGCATGCTCTTGGTTACCTCCCGCAGCGCGAGAGCGTTGATTGGGATTTCCCAGTCACAGTGCTTGACCTTGTCCTGATGGGAACCTATCGACGCGTGGGATGGCTCAAACGACCGGGCAAGGCCGAGCGTATGATCGCAGCCGAAGCCATCAACCATGTGGGACTTACGGGGCTCGAAAGCAGGCAGATCGGCGAGCTATCCGGCGGTCAACAACAGCGGGTCTTCCTCGCTCGGGCTCTGGCTCAGCAAAGCGATCTGTATCTGATGGATGAACCTTTCGCGGGCGTGGATGCGGCAACGGAGGAAGCGATCTACGAAGTTCTCCGAGAACTTCAGGCTAACGGCAAAACCGTGATCGCGGTACACCACGATCTCGAAACCGTTCGCGAACGGTTTGACAATGTTCTCCTGCTCAATCGGACGGTGCTTCATTACGGACCTGTGGAAACGACTCTGACTCCAGAGAATCTTGCGCAGACCTATGGGCACCGGAGGACGGCTTGA
- a CDS encoding zinc ABC transporter substrate-binding protein: MLSLSGCAQDRAKPGTIRVLATTAMVADLVKAVGGDHVEVTTLMGPGIDPHLFKASPRDVMALKSADVVIASGLHLEGKLLSALESLQRTDPVLFIGDHLPEERLLSTDGAHDPHIWFDVALFAKTLPSIEAQLSKLLPEYATEFKANRLQKEKSLSDLDDWARTEIGSIPKSRRVLITSHDAFRYFGRAYDIEVRGVQGLSTESEAGLKEVNKLVELVVNNRISAVFAETSVSNKNISSLVEGAAAAGHRVKFGKPLYSDAMGDPGTDAGTYEGMVRANVNSIVEALR; encoded by the coding sequence ATGCTCAGCCTTTCGGGTTGCGCCCAAGATCGCGCCAAGCCCGGCACGATCCGGGTCCTGGCGACTACCGCGATGGTGGCCGATTTGGTGAAGGCGGTAGGCGGTGACCACGTTGAAGTCACGACCTTGATGGGACCTGGAATTGATCCGCACCTTTTCAAAGCATCGCCCCGCGATGTCATGGCGTTGAAATCCGCCGACGTCGTCATCGCATCCGGCCTGCATTTGGAAGGAAAGCTGCTCAGCGCTCTGGAATCACTCCAGCGAACAGATCCTGTTCTGTTCATTGGCGATCATCTTCCCGAAGAACGGCTCCTCAGTACGGACGGAGCGCACGATCCTCACATTTGGTTCGATGTCGCTCTATTTGCCAAAACCCTGCCTTCGATTGAGGCGCAATTGTCGAAGTTGCTCCCCGAATATGCCACCGAATTCAAAGCCAATCGGCTTCAAAAAGAGAAATCTCTTTCGGATCTAGACGATTGGGCACGTACGGAGATTGGCTCCATCCCAAAATCGCGACGCGTTTTGATCACCTCACACGATGCATTTCGCTATTTCGGCCGGGCTTATGACATCGAGGTACGCGGCGTTCAAGGGCTCAGCACCGAGAGCGAGGCTGGGCTCAAAGAAGTCAACAAGTTAGTGGAACTGGTCGTCAACAACCGAATTTCGGCCGTATTTGCCGAAACCAGCGTTTCCAACAAGAATATTTCGTCGCTGGTCGAAGGAGCGGCGGCCGCAGGTCACCGAGTGAAATTCGGCAAACCACTTTACAGCGACGCCATGGGCGATCCAGGAACTGATGCCGGAACCTATGAAGGCATGGTTCGCGCCAATGTGAACTCAATTGTCGAGGCATTACGATGA
- the rplK gene encoding 50S ribosomal protein L11 — protein sequence MAKKIQGVIKLNIPAGKGNPAPPVGPALGQAGINMMEFLKKFNEQTAPQMGFTLPVEITVFEDKSYNFVVKQPLSSDLIKREIGIEKGGSNQLKDKVGTITQAQLEAVAAKKIADLNTDDIKQAAKIIAGTARNMGIKVVD from the coding sequence ATGGCAAAGAAAATTCAGGGCGTCATCAAGCTCAATATTCCAGCAGGTAAGGGCAACCCAGCTCCTCCAGTCGGTCCGGCACTCGGTCAGGCTGGTATCAACATGATGGAGTTCTTGAAGAAATTCAACGAACAAACCGCTCCACAAATGGGATTCACCCTGCCGGTCGAAATCACCGTTTTTGAAGATAAGTCGTACAATTTTGTGGTCAAGCAACCACTCAGCAGCGACTTGATCAAGCGCGAAATTGGCATCGAAAAGGGCGGAAGCAACCAGTTGAAGGACAAGGTTGGCACCATCACCCAAGCCCAACTCGAAGCAGTTGCCGCAAAGAAGATTGCTGACCTCAATACCGATGACATCAAGCAAGCCGCGAAGATTATCGCTGGTACCGCTCGAAACATGGGTATCAAGGTCGTCGACTGA
- a CDS encoding 5'-nucleotidase C-terminal domain-containing protein, with amino-acid sequence MSITLLAALAIGPVMAWASNPELESHKPSQAAADVFRQLTGADMAFLPAGLVKSVDAVTDLSQLMVYPTDTLSVVKLTGAQVRLALERSVSLAPLPSSAFLQLSGLTVTYSKSAAPDKRIISVQVGDSKLSDSATYQVAMPTTLARGGLGYFKVWDKSKIDRTLEGQSLESILTGKRPTESADRWIAN; translated from the coding sequence ATGTCCATAACTCTTCTCGCTGCGCTCGCAATTGGGCCAGTGATGGCTTGGGCGTCAAATCCCGAACTGGAATCGCACAAGCCGTCACAAGCGGCCGCGGATGTTTTCCGACAGCTCACGGGCGCAGACATGGCGTTTCTCCCGGCTGGACTCGTCAAATCCGTCGATGCCGTCACCGACCTGAGCCAACTCATGGTTTATCCAACCGATACGCTTTCGGTGGTCAAGTTGACGGGTGCGCAGGTTCGCCTCGCACTGGAGCGCTCGGTGAGTCTCGCGCCGTTGCCGTCGAGTGCATTCCTGCAGCTCAGCGGTTTGACGGTGACCTATTCAAAGTCGGCTGCCCCCGATAAGCGAATCATCAGCGTTCAAGTTGGAGATTCCAAGTTGAGCGATTCGGCTACCTATCAGGTCGCCATGCCGACCACACTCGCGAGAGGTGGCCTGGGCTACTTCAAGGTTTGGGACAAGTCCAAGATCGACCGGACCCTTGAAGGCCAGAGTTTGGAGTCCATCCTAACAGGAAAGCGGCCAACCGAATCGGCTGACCGCTGGATCGCGAACTAA